In uncultured Methanobacterium sp., a genomic segment contains:
- a CDS encoding DUF2206 domain-containing protein, with amino-acid sequence MQIDNFFQMNDWEMKKFLKVISILQLLFLGLIAMDVLGLKIPVLRELIPLIYLLIVPGILIIRILRMHKLGSVQTLLFTVGLSITSLMLLGFLLNQVGPLIGIANPISLIPLITTISLFVIILSVICYQKDKDYANPDYINSNELLSPPTLAVLLLPLLVIFGTYLMNSYGINILLVLFILILALIVILFAYDKIPRKLYPLIVFVMSVSILLHTSLISNYISGWDIQNEYYLANMVITNSHWVSEFNFVVNSMLSVTILPPILSIILKIDLNWIFKIIYPALYALVPLGLYNLFKKQTNYKIAFLSTFIFISFFAFYMEMISLARQEIGEIFLVLLLMVMISEEIDYLRRSILFIIFGVALALSHYGLAYFFMFSVMMVYILMWVMKYPKIQNFVNYFFNLIFKKKIKFYTKKDYTENKILNLTFVVFFFVCAMTWYMFTSASNAFNTLLYILFLMVKTGIAAIMDPSFVQSIAILQASYTPLHSLSKYINLFVQVLLMLGLLYLLLYNKFKIKKEYLTFMIVSAIILVGSLVLPYLSSAFNTERLYQIVLIFLAPAIVIGGLAFLKIIRKILNEKFNLEIKNFKDKSIKILSVFFIVYLLFNSGLIYSLANDDSNSIALNSSLDSPAYNDLENNGMIWITDHAANLTRNYKNPAPNALGDLVVADDYRAPILNKFGVYGASLSNSTNSSNLTVLNKNLTQQYPYKDNIYFFFGTNNILTNSFVLYKMVGVTNTGVDYVDAVYLFNNQSRIFDNGGSRIYIKSKTRK; translated from the coding sequence TTTCTCAAGGTTATCTCTATTTTACAGCTTCTATTTCTAGGATTAATCGCTATGGATGTTTTAGGTTTAAAAATCCCCGTTTTACGGGAGTTAATACCATTGATCTACCTTTTGATTGTCCCAGGTATTTTAATCATTAGAATATTAAGAATGCACAAATTAGGATCGGTTCAAACACTTCTATTTACTGTAGGACTGAGTATTACCAGTCTGATGTTGTTGGGTTTTTTATTAAACCAGGTGGGTCCCCTCATAGGGATTGCTAACCCCATATCCCTAATTCCCTTAATAACAACCATAAGTTTATTTGTGATTATTTTGTCGGTGATATGCTATCAAAAGGATAAAGATTATGCTAACCCAGATTATATCAACAGTAATGAATTATTATCTCCTCCTACATTAGCAGTGCTGTTACTTCCACTTTTAGTAATTTTTGGAACTTATTTAATGAATTCATATGGGATTAATATCCTGTTAGTATTGTTTATTCTGATTTTAGCTTTGATAGTAATTTTATTTGCCTATGATAAGATCCCAAGAAAACTGTATCCTCTAATCGTATTTGTCATGTCTGTCAGTATTTTACTTCACACCTCCCTGATTTCTAACTACATTTCAGGATGGGATATACAGAATGAGTATTATCTAGCTAACATGGTAATTACTAATTCACACTGGGTGTCCGAATTTAATTTCGTGGTTAATTCCATGCTGAGCGTGACAATCCTACCCCCAATACTCTCAATTATCCTAAAAATAGATTTAAATTGGATATTTAAGATTATTTACCCTGCATTATATGCATTAGTACCTTTAGGATTGTATAATCTATTTAAAAAACAAACTAATTATAAAATAGCATTTTTATCCACCTTCATTTTCATATCCTTTTTTGCATTTTATATGGAGATGATCTCACTGGCCAGACAGGAGATTGGTGAAATCTTTTTAGTCCTGTTGTTAATGGTGATGATAAGTGAAGAAATTGATTACCTGCGTAGATCTATTCTTTTCATAATTTTTGGGGTTGCACTGGCATTATCTCATTATGGACTTGCTTATTTCTTCATGTTCTCAGTGATGATGGTGTACATTTTGATGTGGGTAATGAAATATCCCAAAATTCAGAATTTTGTTAATTACTTTTTCAACCTGATCTTCAAGAAAAAAATTAAATTTTATACAAAAAAGGATTATACGGAAAATAAAATTCTAAACTTAACCTTTGTGGTGTTCTTTTTTGTTTGCGCCATGACCTGGTACATGTTCACTTCTGCCTCCAATGCATTCAATACCTTACTGTACATCCTATTTTTAATGGTAAAAACTGGAATAGCAGCCATAATGGATCCCTCTTTCGTGCAGAGTATTGCAATCCTCCAGGCTTCATATACCCCCTTACATTCACTGAGTAAATATATCAATCTATTTGTACAGGTTCTTCTCATGTTAGGTCTACTCTACCTACTTTTGTATAATAAATTTAAAATTAAAAAAGAGTATTTAACATTCATGATAGTAAGTGCTATAATCTTGGTTGGATCCCTCGTCTTACCTTACCTCTCCAGTGCATTTAATACTGAGAGATTATACCAAATTGTATTGATCTTTTTAGCTCCTGCTATTGTTATTGGTGGTTTAGCATTTCTGAAAATTATACGTAAAATTTTAAATGAAAAATTCAACCTTGAGATAAAGAATTTTAAAGATAAATCCATCAAAATATTATCGGTATTCTTTATTGTATATTTATTGTTCAATTCAGGATTAATTTATTCATTGGCTAATGATGATTCTAACTCCATTGCTTTAAATTCAAGCTTAGACAGCCCAGCTTATAATGATCTGGAAAATAATGGAATGATATGGATAACTGATCATGCTGCAAATCTGACCAGGAATTATAAGAATCCCGCTCCCAATGCACTGGGGGATTTAGTTGTGGCTGATGACTATCGAGCCCCAATACTTAATAAGTTTGGAGTTTACGGGGCTTCTTTATCTAACTCAACTAACAGCTCCAATTTAACAGTTTTAAACAAAAATTTGACCCAACAATATCCATATAAAGACAATATTTACTTCTTTTTTGGTACAAATAACATCCTAACCAATTCATTTGTACTATATAAGATGGTAGGTGTTACTAACACTGGCGTGGACTATGTAGATGCAGTATATTTATTCAATAATCAAAGTCGAATTTTTGATAATGGAGGCTCCAGAATATACATTAAAAGTAAAACAAGAAAGTGA
- a CDS encoding glycosyltransferase family 2 protein: MEKLVSIVTLNWNGKEVLLECLESLKKLDYSNYEIIVVDNGSTDGSCEILEENYPEIKLIKNKENVGVAMGNNIGIKHSQGDYVLLLNNDTIVDSHLLKELLKVLENQKDGGVVGPKIYYYDEPQKIWAAGGGRINWLTGDVRLFGGDEIDRGQYEEITDVDYVSGCALFTRRELFEKIGYLDEIYFAYFEETDWCVRAFKEGYRLLYAPQAKMWHKVRSSSRTINGFHEYQMTRNMFWFLKKHLDKQHYRNFLIYFFIIKLWYKIGVYLFYDKEFKALKPFFKGIIDGIN, from the coding sequence TTGGAAAAATTGGTTTCAATAGTTACATTGAATTGGAATGGTAAAGAAGTTTTATTGGAGTGTTTAGAATCTCTTAAAAAGTTGGATTACTCCAATTATGAAATTATAGTAGTGGATAATGGTTCAACTGATGGTTCTTGTGAAATTTTAGAAGAGAATTATCCTGAGATTAAATTAATTAAAAATAAAGAGAATGTGGGGGTTGCCATGGGAAACAATATAGGCATAAAACATTCCCAGGGCGATTATGTTTTATTGCTTAATAATGACACCATAGTTGATTCCCATCTGTTAAAAGAGTTGTTAAAAGTCCTTGAAAATCAAAAAGATGGGGGTGTTGTGGGGCCTAAAATCTATTATTATGATGAGCCCCAGAAAATTTGGGCTGCTGGTGGTGGGAGAATAAACTGGCTTACTGGGGATGTTAGATTATTCGGAGGAGATGAAATAGACCGGGGGCAATATGAAGAGATAACCGATGTGGATTATGTTAGTGGTTGTGCATTGTTTACCCGGAGGGAATTATTCGAGAAAATTGGTTATCTGGATGAAATATATTTTGCTTACTTTGAGGAAACTGATTGGTGTGTACGTGCCTTTAAAGAAGGATATAGGTTACTGTACGCCCCCCAGGCTAAAATGTGGCACAAAGTAAGATCTTCCAGTCGGACCATCAACGGGTTTCATGAATATCAAATGACCCGTAATATGTTCTGGTTTTTGAAAAAACATTTAGATAAACAACATTACCGGAATTTTTTAATCTATTTCTTCATTATCAAACTATGGTATAAGATAGGGGTCTATCTATTTTATGATAAAGAATTCAAAGCGTTAAAACCTTTTTTTAAGGGAATAATCGATGGAATAAACTAA
- a CDS encoding glycosyltransferase, giving the protein MRKMISIICVYNDEEILNRFLLESLKHQTKEYELILLDNRENQFKSAAEALNHGGMISNGKYLMFVHQDVALCTDDTLENFEKALESLPDTGIASVAGKLNRRGVVTNVKHGDNFKPAGRFQITEPKKVQTVDEVLIIIPKKVFEDFKFDEDVCDNWHLYAVDYSLSMKKLGLNSYVIPSNVYHKSNGISSYNKEYYRTLKKILKKHKNSYLFIYTTMDNWSTLLSLNFQRETLWRKFNTFLDIVSENL; this is encoded by the coding sequence ATGAGAAAAATGATCTCGATAATCTGTGTTTACAATGACGAGGAAATTTTAAACAGATTTTTACTTGAAAGTTTGAAACACCAGACAAAAGAATATGAACTGATTCTTTTAGATAATCGGGAAAATCAGTTTAAATCTGCTGCTGAAGCTTTAAACCATGGTGGTATGATTTCCAATGGGAAATATCTGATGTTTGTTCATCAGGACGTGGCTCTATGTACAGATGATACACTGGAAAATTTTGAGAAAGCATTAGAATCATTACCTGATACTGGAATTGCAAGTGTTGCCGGTAAATTGAACCGTAGAGGAGTGGTGACGAATGTAAAGCATGGTGATAATTTCAAACCTGCCGGCCGGTTCCAGATTACTGAACCCAAAAAAGTTCAAACTGTGGATGAAGTTTTAATAATTATTCCCAAAAAAGTTTTTGAAGATTTTAAATTTGATGAAGATGTTTGCGATAACTGGCACTTATATGCTGTAGATTACAGTTTAAGTATGAAAAAATTGGGATTAAATTCCTATGTTATTCCCAGTAACGTATATCATAAATCCAATGGAATTTCATCCTATAATAAGGAATATTACCGTACATTAAAAAAAATATTGAAAAAACATAAAAATTCTTACCTGTTCATTTACACCACCATGGATAATTGGAGTACTCTATTAAGTTTGAATTTCCAAAGAGAGACTTTATGGCGTAAGTTCAATACATTTTTAGATATAGTTTCTGAAAATTTATAA
- a CDS encoding UbiA family prenyltransferase, whose amino-acid sequence MLKNISGIYESSRKFPYEQYLITSFPFFAILFMNGFNISFYSLFLLAPFITVMAGLFMYNTICDAPQDPEFKNPITRGDVSKKTVKLSMWACVVLSIFLVLLLYKSYVSDLIFILYLFLSFTYSGLRLRFKETILGPPVASFLLFCAAPLLLLVEFSYFNNSAILLLLGLFIVYLGHEIKHTIIEYDMDKSANCQTFAVVIGKKNSTIIEYLTLIIGFVLILMSINLIVTSSIITIVFSLLTLIAIISTILYGYKNNYDITKDTFYNDLPYITTKILYIGYACLILNIPELIIFFIIWILFTDKYL is encoded by the coding sequence ATGTTAAAGAACATTTCAGGAATTTACGAGTCTTCCAGAAAATTTCCCTATGAACAGTATTTAATTACATCGTTCCCATTTTTTGCTATTTTGTTTATGAATGGATTTAATATTTCATTTTATTCTTTATTTTTATTAGCACCGTTTATAACAGTGATGGCAGGATTATTCATGTACAATACTATCTGTGATGCACCTCAGGATCCGGAATTTAAAAATCCAATAACTCGTGGGGATGTTTCTAAAAAAACTGTAAAATTAAGTATGTGGGCCTGTGTAGTTTTGTCCATTTTCTTAGTTCTGCTGTTATATAAATCGTACGTATCTGATTTAATTTTTATCTTATATCTTTTTCTATCTTTTACCTACAGTGGTTTAAGATTAAGATTTAAAGAAACAATTTTAGGCCCTCCTGTTGCTTCATTCCTTCTTTTTTGTGCAGCACCCTTACTACTGCTGGTTGAATTTAGTTATTTCAATAATTCGGCTATTTTATTGCTATTAGGATTGTTCATTGTTTATTTGGGTCATGAAATCAAACATACCATAATAGAATATGATATGGATAAATCCGCAAATTGCCAGACCTTTGCAGTGGTAATTGGGAAAAAGAATTCTACTATAATCGAATACCTAACACTAATAATAGGATTCGTGCTCATCTTAATGAGTATCAATTTAATTGTTACTTCATCTATTATAACGATTGTATTCAGTTTATTAACACTGATTGCAATTATATCAACCATTTTATACGGTTATAAAAATAATTATGACATAACTAAAGACACTTTTTATAATGATTTACCCTATATAACCACTAAAATACTTTATATTGGATATGCTTGTTTAATATTGAATATTCCAGAATTGATAATCTTCTTTATTATCTGGATTTTATTCACTGACAAATATCTGTAA
- a CDS encoding carotenoid biosynthesis protein — MISINLIIGSFIVLVTIIIMLLADSLNINKDKGIKILFILFALTIISLMISYFINSSLLLLAGSVYMFAALAFSLLHSSKLVGNKKTLIFFLLAGLSGFISEILCVKYGLFGEYYYYTGTGLLFNLIPLLLPISWAVIIYICYTITNFFLYGFGGEKPRYKHNFLFLMGFLVLLSAIDGLIAVNMDMIIDPVAVSPLVQQWVWVNGGPYFGIPIGNFILWFLITFVSTFIFRFYESFKPGDGKSSPNMGLYAYAPLFYFLYLIQQAAFALKLNHIEYVLIGAATMMPFIILPLLYYVIQKK, encoded by the coding sequence ATGATTTCCATAAATTTAATAATTGGTTCTTTCATTGTGTTGGTAACCATAATAATAATGTTACTGGCAGATTCACTTAACATCAATAAAGATAAGGGAATAAAAATTCTTTTTATCCTGTTTGCGTTGACAATAATAAGCTTAATGATTTCCTACTTTATTAATTCAAGTTTATTACTTCTTGCAGGTTCAGTTTACATGTTTGCAGCCCTTGCTTTTTCTTTATTACATTCATCAAAGTTGGTTGGAAACAAAAAAACATTAATATTCTTCTTACTTGCAGGATTAAGTGGTTTTATATCAGAAATTTTATGCGTTAAATATGGTTTATTTGGTGAATACTATTATTACACCGGAACTGGATTATTATTTAATCTAATTCCTCTGCTACTACCCATTTCGTGGGCAGTAATCATATACATTTGTTATACCATCACCAATTTCTTCTTATATGGGTTTGGAGGTGAGAAACCACGATATAAGCATAATTTCTTGTTTTTAATGGGGTTTTTAGTTTTATTATCTGCGATTGATGGTTTAATCGCCGTGAATATGGACATGATTATTGATCCGGTGGCAGTTTCACCACTGGTTCAACAGTGGGTATGGGTTAATGGGGGACCCTATTTTGGTATACCCATAGGAAATTTCATATTGTGGTTTTTAATAACCTTTGTTTCTACATTCATATTCCGATTTTATGAATCTTTTAAACCAGGAGATGGAAAATCATCACCTAATATGGGATTGTACGCTTACGCACCATTATTCTACTTTTTATATTTAATACAACAAGCAGCCTTTGCCCTGAAATTAAACCATATTGAATACGTTCTAATTGGTGCTGCAACCATGATGCCTTTCATAATACTGCCTCTTTTATATTATGTTATTCAGAAAAAATGA
- a CDS encoding carotenoid biosynthesis protein produces MFAVFSFVILHSSRLLGNKKTLIFILIAGSFGLIFEFIGVNYGIFGEYFYNVPDLLLGIIPITVPLTWTVIIYSSYIITNLFLYGFGGEKPRYEHNLLFLVGFLVLLSAISGLIAVNLDMIMDPVAVSPQLKQWIWVNGGPYFGVPISNFLGWFVLTFFSTLIFRSYESFKAEDGKSPTNLGLYTYAPALYLILFLQPSVQAISTNNIEYVLIGAATMMPFIIVPILLFIIRKHKNVT; encoded by the coding sequence ATGTTTGCAGTTTTTTCCTTTGTGATATTGCATTCATCCCGACTACTTGGAAATAAAAAAACCTTAATATTTATCTTAATTGCAGGTTCATTTGGGTTGATATTTGAATTTATAGGTGTTAACTATGGGATATTTGGGGAATACTTTTATAACGTTCCAGATTTGTTATTGGGCATAATCCCAATAACAGTTCCCCTAACTTGGACCGTGATAATATACTCAAGTTATATAATCACCAACCTTTTTTTATATGGATTTGGGGGCGAAAAACCGCGATATGAACATAATTTATTGTTTTTAGTGGGTTTTTTAGTTTTATTATCTGCAATTAGTGGTTTGATTGCCGTGAACCTGGACATGATTATGGATCCTGTGGCAGTTTCCCCACAACTTAAACAGTGGATATGGGTGAATGGCGGACCATACTTCGGTGTGCCCATCAGCAATTTCCTAGGATGGTTTGTTCTTACTTTCTTCTCCACCCTTATATTCCGATCATATGAATCATTTAAAGCAGAGGATGGTAAATCACCAACAAATCTGGGATTGTACACTTACGCACCTGCATTGTACTTAATACTTTTCTTACAACCTTCAGTGCAAGCTATCAGTACCAACAATATTGAATACGTTCTGATTGGTGCTGCAACCATGATGCCTTTTATCATAGTACCAATTCTTCTATTTATTATCCGGAAACATAAAAACGTGACATGA
- a CDS encoding carotenoid biosynthesis protein encodes MYVAFAFIIMHSSKVLGNKKTFLFIALAALFSLTAEILGVKYGWIFGNYYYTGTGLLFNLVPLLLPLSWAVIVYISYTITNLFLYGFGGEKPRYKHNLLFLVGFLVLLSAIDGLIAMNLDMIIDPVAVSPLIQQWVWIGGGPYFGIPISNFLGWFAVTFTITLLFRLYESFTFKKESSTPNLKLYAYAPALYFLYFLQQSAQAITLNYRGYVLIAATCMMPFIILPILLYVVRNSVKSGSSN; translated from the coding sequence ATGTACGTAGCATTTGCTTTTATAATAATGCACTCTTCAAAGGTACTTGGAAATAAGAAAACATTTCTGTTCATAGCTTTAGCCGCTCTATTCAGTTTAACCGCTGAAATTTTAGGTGTTAAGTATGGGTGGATATTTGGAAACTACTATTACACCGGGACAGGACTGTTATTTAACCTGGTCCCACTGTTACTTCCCCTATCCTGGGCAGTTATCGTGTACATTTCATATACCATCACCAATCTATTTTTATATGGGTTTGGGGGCGAAAAACCACGATATAAGCATAATTTATTGTTTTTAGTGGGATTTTTAGTTTTACTATCTGCAATTGATGGGTTAATTGCCATGAACCTGGACATGATAATAGATCCAGTGGCGGTTTCACCACTTATTCAGCAGTGGGTCTGGATAGGTGGCGGACCGTACTTCGGCATACCAATCAGCAATTTCCTGGGATGGTTTGCTGTTACTTTCACCATTACCTTACTATTCAGATTGTATGAATCATTTACATTTAAAAAAGAAAGTTCTACCCCTAACCTTAAGTTATACGCATATGCCCCGGCATTATATTTTCTGTATTTCTTACAACAATCTGCACAGGCCATTACCCTGAACTATAGGGGATACGTGTTAATCGCTGCTACCTGTATGATGCCATTCATTATACTCCCAATTTTGTTATATGTGGTCAGGAATAGTGTGAAATCCGGATCATCAAATTAA
- a CDS encoding flippase — MNAIQKLAKNIGSLFVSQILGYFIAFVYSIYLIRYLGVENFGVLSFALALTSILTVFCDLGLSTLMTREVAKDKSLTSKYLKNIISIKLLLSVAVVIFTVVIINNLGYPQSELYVIYFLLLSLIFTTFSGVFFSIFQAYEKLEYQSIANILNSILMFIGVIILIKYDSGLIWVSALYALVNGLILIYYLYISTSKFKFPFPKIEFDFTFWKTSIAIGLQFGLIAVFSTIYIWIDSVMLSFMVNNEAVGLYNAAYRIITVLLFVPFVMNAAIFPVMSKMYDSGGDSLNKLVEKYLKVMIIVSIPLGIGVTFLAKDIIILLFGNAYADSAIALQILVWATVITFIYSSYVSLFMSADKQMTLNKIAFLGMIINIVLNLLLIPKFSFVAASFNTVLTELSMIILVFITASSSNMLLNKKQILNDFVRVIISGLVMALFLVFFNYLELFILILLAVIVYMVALFVTRAIDEEDIEIIKKIRG, encoded by the coding sequence ATGAATGCAATACAGAAATTAGCCAAGAATATTGGGTCATTATTTGTTTCCCAAATTTTAGGTTATTTTATTGCATTTGTTTACTCCATTTATTTGATTAGATACTTGGGGGTTGAAAATTTTGGAGTGCTCTCTTTTGCTTTAGCACTCACCAGTATATTAACGGTATTCTGTGATTTAGGTCTAAGCACTTTAATGACACGAGAAGTGGCTAAAGACAAATCATTAACCAGTAAATATTTAAAAAATATCATATCCATCAAATTATTATTATCAGTTGCAGTGGTGATTTTTACCGTGGTTATTATAAATAATCTCGGATATCCTCAGTCTGAATTGTACGTTATATATTTTTTACTCTTATCTTTAATATTCACCACTTTCTCAGGAGTATTTTTTTCAATATTTCAGGCCTACGAGAAACTGGAATACCAATCAATTGCCAATATTTTAAACAGTATTCTGATGTTTATAGGGGTCATAATCCTCATAAAATACGATTCCGGATTGATTTGGGTATCAGCGCTCTATGCTCTGGTAAATGGGTTGATATTGATCTATTACCTGTACATTTCAACCAGTAAATTCAAATTCCCGTTTCCAAAAATAGAATTTGATTTCACATTCTGGAAGACCAGCATAGCCATTGGCCTCCAATTCGGGTTAATAGCAGTATTTTCAACCATTTACATATGGATAGATAGTGTGATGCTCTCATTTATGGTCAATAATGAAGCAGTAGGATTGTACAATGCCGCTTACAGGATCATAACGGTTTTATTATTTGTTCCCTTTGTGATGAATGCAGCAATCTTCCCTGTCATGTCAAAAATGTATGATTCAGGTGGCGATTCCTTAAATAAACTGGTGGAAAAATATTTAAAAGTCATGATCATCGTCAGTATCCCCCTGGGTATTGGAGTTACTTTCCTGGCAAAAGACATAATCATCCTGTTATTTGGAAATGCATATGCAGATTCTGCCATTGCCCTTCAAATTTTAGTATGGGCCACGGTAATTACCTTTATTTATTCAAGCTATGTTTCTTTATTCATGTCAGCTGATAAACAGATGACCCTAAACAAAATAGCATTTTTGGGCATGATCATTAATATAGTCCTTAACCTGCTTTTAATTCCTAAATTTAGTTTTGTTGCGGCCAGTTTTAACACGGTTTTAACTGAACTTTCCATGATTATACTGGTATTCATTACAGCCAGCAGTAGCAATATGCTTTTAAATAAAAAACAAATCTTAAATGATTTTGTCAGAGTAATTATCTCTGGTTTGGTAATGGCCTTATTCTTAGTATTCTTCAATTACCTGGAATTATTCATATTGATATTGTTAGCGGTGATAGTTTATATGGTGGCTCTTTTTGTAACCAGGGCGATAGATGAAGAGGATATAGAGATTATAAAAAAAATAAGGGGCTAA
- a CDS encoding DHA2 family efflux MFS transporter permease subunit encodes MDYKTSENEIIKQSFENRFKILIIVLTAMFMAVLNTNIVNVALPTITSFYNVPVWFSQWIITGYQVTAIVTPLIFAKLSDYVGKARLFIFGFSLFTITSLACGLSTSINQLIFFRVVQALGGSMVVSINLAILMQIFPSYEKGRVMGYFTAVIGFGMLMGPTIGGFIIETLGWSYIFFVNLPIGIALLIPALKYLKIEEYINKSRYGDYQGTILFIVSITSFFMILNEISNTPVNSSMVAVYSAVCIVALSCFILRENRLKKPFLDISVFKIWSFTLPNISLLLYFTSTFVLVLIQPFYFEGAMNFSPAEVGLVASVMPLAMMISSPVSGRIYDSLKLRNNGWIVKNYALLGIAVMGIAYVVCGYAFTQVNFTVLLITFVVAGICRSVFQGPNNLDIMNALPVERSALASSITVTTQSFGLALGTAMGTLLLSIFLSLAGYSGNVVNAGADILKVICGDIMYISGIFCFIGAILSYKK; translated from the coding sequence ATGGATTATAAAACCAGTGAAAATGAGATTATAAAACAATCGTTTGAGAATCGTTTTAAAATATTGATAATTGTCTTAACTGCCATGTTCATGGCGGTGTTAAATACCAACATTGTGAATGTTGCTCTTCCCACTATCACCTCATTTTACAATGTCCCGGTCTGGTTTTCACAATGGATCATCACCGGTTACCAGGTTACGGCTATCGTAACGCCCCTAATATTTGCTAAACTATCAGATTACGTGGGAAAAGCTCGGCTGTTCATATTTGGATTTTCCCTGTTTACCATAACCTCCTTGGCCTGTGGACTTTCAACATCCATAAACCAGCTCATATTCTTCCGGGTTGTGCAGGCCCTGGGTGGATCCATGGTTGTAAGCATTAACCTGGCAATCTTAATGCAGATATTTCCATCCTATGAAAAAGGCAGGGTCATGGGATACTTCACTGCTGTAATTGGTTTTGGAATGTTAATGGGTCCCACAATAGGAGGTTTCATAATCGAAACTCTAGGATGGAGCTACATATTTTTCGTGAACCTGCCCATTGGCATTGCACTTTTAATACCTGCACTCAAATACCTGAAAATAGAAGAGTATATAAATAAATCCAGATATGGGGATTATCAGGGTACTATCCTTTTCATAGTTTCCATAACTAGTTTTTTCATGATTTTAAATGAAATTTCCAACACACCGGTTAACTCATCCATGGTTGCAGTTTACTCTGCTGTATGTATAGTGGCGTTATCCTGCTTTATATTAAGAGAAAATCGGCTTAAAAAACCTTTTCTTGATATTTCAGTGTTCAAAATATGGAGTTTTACACTGCCCAATATCAGCCTGCTCCTTTACTTCACCTCCACTTTTGTACTGGTTTTGATACAGCCCTTCTACTTTGAGGGTGCTATGAATTTTTCCCCTGCAGAAGTGGGATTGGTGGCCTCGGTGATGCCCCTGGCCATGATGATAAGCTCACCGGTAAGTGGAAGAATCTACGACAGTCTGAAACTTAGAAACAATGGATGGATCGTAAAAAACTATGCTCTTTTAGGGATTGCAGTGATGGGTATAGCATATGTGGTCTGTGGTTATGCTTTTACTCAGGTTAACTTCACAGTTCTACTCATAACATTTGTAGTTGCGGGAATATGCCGTTCTGTATTTCAGGGACCTAATAACTTGGATATAATGAATGCACTCCCAGTGGAAAGGAGTGCTCTGGCATCAAGTATAACTGTCACCACCCAAAGTTTTGGCCTTGCTTTAGGAACTGCAATGGGAACATTACTTCTTTCAATATTCCTGTCTTTAGCAGGATACTCGGGTAATGTTGTGAATGCCGGTGCGGATATTTTAAAGGTGATTTGTGGAGATATAATGTATATAAGTGGTATTTTTTGTTTTATTGGGGCCATATTATCTTATAAAAAATAG
- a CDS encoding MarR family winged helix-turn-helix transcriptional regulator, producing the protein MNEQVTEAAEYWDVINRIIHLKHHETARKHGLTLEQFHLLLKLDNLELIGLKNDTAPTIGEMASKLGNAPHTLSEKIKRLEKRGFVDKIRDKDDQRINRVMLTANGHQMVQDIRTESRDIFFYHALEKLDEKSLDCMVNSFKEIIQELSRDD; encoded by the coding sequence ATGAATGAACAGGTAACTGAAGCTGCTGAATATTGGGATGTTATAAATAGGATTATACATCTGAAACATCATGAAACTGCCAGAAAACATGGTTTAACTCTGGAACAATTTCATTTACTACTTAAACTGGATAATCTTGAATTAATAGGTTTAAAAAATGATACCGCTCCGACTATCGGTGAAATGGCCTCTAAACTTGGCAACGCACCCCATACTTTATCTGAAAAAATAAAAAGACTTGAAAAGAGGGGTTTTGTGGACAAAATCAGGGATAAAGATGATCAAAGAATAAACAGGGTCATGCTCACAGCTAATGGTCATCAAATGGTCCAGGACATAAGAACTGAATCCCGGGACATCTTTTTTTACCATGCACTGGAGAAACTGGATGAAAAATCATTGGACTGTATGGTAAACAGTTTTAAAGAGATAATTCAGGAATTATCCCGTGATGACTAG